GTCGGGTTTCCTGTCTTGACCGCACTTCCTTAAATGATTATCAATTGGTATGGAATACCCCCGCACCGGAGGTCGCCGTGTTCAAGCTCGAAACCCGCTACGCCCTGCACGCCGTCGTCGTCCTCGCGGAACACGACACCCTGGTGCCCAACGCCAGGCTCGCCGAGCGCCTCGGCGTGTCCCTGCCGATGGTGGCCAAGATCATGAACCGCCTCGTGCAGGCGGAGGTCGTGGTGAGCCGCCCCGGCCCCGGCGGCGGCTACGCGCTGGCCCGCGACGCCGGGGAAATCCGTCTGGCGGAGGTCGTCGCCCC
This genomic interval from bacterium contains the following:
- a CDS encoding Rrf2 family transcriptional regulator; translated protein: MFKLETRYALHAVVVLAEHDTLVPNARLAERLGVSLPMVAKIMNRLVQAEVVVSRPGPGGGYALARDAGEIRLAEVVAPTEGADWGRSCLLGLAACDDTNPCALHGAWGRLREHIQTMLRERSVAEMAAGVVDLDLKVVPGDVPLA